In Thiomonas arsenitoxydans, the genomic stretch AGGTGTGCCACAAAGGATATTCGGTCATACTGTAACCGGCGATCATCAGCAGAATTCCAAGGCTGGCGATCTGCCACGCGGGCCAGCGGGAGATACCTGCGGCGAATAACCTGCGCACAATGCCTGTAAAACTAATGGCGGCTGGAACGATGAGTGCCAGCAGGCCAACTATGCCCAGTTCGGCGCCGATTTGTGCAAACAGATTATGCGCATTGGTTGAATAAAGCGGTGCGCTGTTCTGCAGCGCCAATTTATATTCCCAGCCTCCGAAACTGCCGAAGCCGCCGCCAAAAAACGGGTGTGCACAAAACTCGGCCCAGGCCACCTGCAGCATGCCCAGGCGCTGACCTACTCCCCGGTCCACTAGGCGCTGCGTGCCAGGGGGGAACAATTGGCCCAGACCAAAGGCATCATAGACAAGCCATTGAAGGGCAAGATAGCCCAGGGCGAACACCACAATACCCGCAGCGAGGCCGCGCAACCTCTTGTCTGGGGCTGCCCACATCAGACCAACGGCGGCACCCGCCGTTAAGGTGAAGGCCAGTCCGATACGACTTTGGGTCAGCGCAACAGCGCTGAGCAACAAAATCGCCACTCCAGAGGCCAGCACTCTTTTCCAAACTAGGCCAGGCAAACCTTGCCGGGTGAAAAACCCCAGCGCCACCAAGCCGAAGGCCAGCACCAAGGCAGCCTCGTTGCGTTGTGCCAGATTGCCAAACGGCGCTGCCAAAACCGACCTAGGGAACAGCCAAAGCGTTTGGTAAGCCGGGTAGAAAATCTGCAGCCAGCAGATGACTGCAGTGCCCACGGCGCTTACTGCAAAGGCTGACATGAGCGCAACCGACAGCGTTTGCGCCCTTTTGGCCTGTGCCAGAGCATGCCCCATCCATGCGGCCATCGCGGCAGTCGCCAGGGTGCCGATGGGCCAAATCATCATATCGGCCATGCTGTGCGGATGAATCGCCACGCCTGCTGTGATGACCAGCGCGAGTAACCCAGCAGTCAGCCAGGTCCAGGGCAACTGCCAGTCTCCTTTTAGCGCGCCGGATAACAGAATGATGACAGCGGCCAGCCATAGCGAGATGGCGATTGCGCTCTGCTGATAAAAACTGGAGATCGGGGCAAAATGTTGTGCGCTGAGAATGGCCAGGATGAAGCCAATGGCAATCGAGCCCAGGGCCATATAGACACCCATGCTTTTGAGAGACTGATTTTCCATTGACATGATTTCGTTTCTCGGTATAGAGGGCGCTGCGACGCGAAAAAAAACAAAAACCCGCCTTGCGGCGGGTTAGGTTCTGTTTAGAGCGATTAGTTGCTCGTGCAGGAGCTGGGCAGATACTTTTGCGGCAGTTTTGAAGTGCAGGTCCAGGTTATCGAGCCTGCGCCACCTGTGCCGGTCAGCACAAGGGGTTGAGTCAAGGCCGTATTGGCTTTGAAGGGGGGTGTGCTACTAAACGCCGCAGTGATGGTGCCAGAGCTGGCGTTAACTTGAGCAATAGTCACGCTCGATACATAATTCCCTTTGATGTCGTTGGCAGCTGCGACACCGGCAGTGCTATTGTTCGTCGGAAAACTGCCGCTGTTGGTGAAATACTCCGACACGGCAGTCTTGGCGCCG encodes the following:
- a CDS encoding PglL family O-oligosaccharyltransferase, with protein sequence MSMENQSLKSMGVYMALGSIAIGFILAILSAQHFAPISSFYQQSAIAISLWLAAVIILLSGALKGDWQLPWTWLTAGLLALVITAGVAIHPHSMADMMIWPIGTLATAAMAAWMGHALAQAKRAQTLSVALMSAFAVSAVGTAVICWLQIFYPAYQTLWLFPRSVLAAPFGNLAQRNEAALVLAFGLVALGFFTRQGLPGLVWKRVLASGVAILLLSAVALTQSRIGLAFTLTAGAAVGLMWAAPDKRLRGLAAGIVVFALGYLALQWLVYDAFGLGQLFPPGTQRLVDRGVGQRLGMLQVAWAEFCAHPFFGGGFGSFGGWEYKLALQNSAPLYSTNAHNLFAQIGAELGIVGLLALIVPAAISFTGIVRRLFAAGISRWPAWQIASLGILLMIAGYSMTEYPLWHTYFLIPTALLWGAMDSTAIHLKISRSIKIVLGLVPVLMIAFLGWAGVRYYEIAKLYDYVYGFKNYQTHREQFNTELSKLFFSPGFSLYTEALNFYGLGVDDFMLKDKITLGERVVLAMPNSYFITNLGMLYALNNQPALAAQTFAKACALGPSQCEAIRHDVAHMTQLHPKRFKPTFQQFRASPQYGIQSKVANVLRPWDKNTDGTVVTIDPSKTLFGFDLALYASGLAQAGMKSGTFLATPTNAAQSAPHTAPNP
- a CDS encoding pilin codes for the protein MKKQLQQGFTLIELMIVVAIIGILAAIAIPAYQDYTIRAQVTEGLSLADGAKTAVSEYFTNSGSFPTNNSTAGVAAANDIKGNYVSSVTIAQVNASSGTITAAFSSTPPFKANTALTQPLVLTGTGGAGSITWTCTSKLPQKYLPSSCTSN